Genomic DNA from Pseudanabaena sp. ABRG5-3:
GTATCTTTCCTAGTAGAACGATCGCGAAATCAACTAATCCTTACAAGCTACCAGAAAATATTCGCGAATTAAATGTTTCCTACACATTCGGCGGCAAAAACTATGCAATGCCCGATCTGCTCGATCGCACTTTCACCACTGGTATTTTAGTTGTTAAAAATGATGAGATCGTCTACGAGCAGTATTTTCGAGGCAACTCGGTGATCGCTCGGAATACCTCTTGGTCGATGGCAAAATCATTTATATCGGCACTCGTTGGTATTGCGATCGCTGAAGGCAAAATCAATAGCATCAACGATCCGATCACGAAATATGTCCCCGAACTGATTAACTCTGGCTATAACAACGTTCCCATCAGGCATATTCTCCAAATGTCTTCAGGTGTTCGCTTTGATGAAGGTTATTCCAATCCGAAATCTGATATTAACGAACTTCTACCTAAGTTATTTCTCTATGCCCGTCCGATGGATCGAGCTATATTTGATTTCCCATCAGAAAAAGCCTCTGGCAAAGAATTTCACTATATGAGTTTGGATTCCCACGTATTGGGACTATTACTCAGACGTACCACAGGAAGAAACATTGCCGATTACTTTCAAGAAAAACTATGGCAGCCTCTTGGAGCCGAATCTGATGCTTCATGGTTAACTGATCTGTATGGTACTGAAGTTACTTTTTGTGGTCTCAATGCAACTCTACGAGATTACGCAAAATTTGGACTCCTCTATCTCCATGAAGGTAAACTTAATGGCAAGCAAATCATTCCTCAAAGTTGGGTCAAGGAGTCTGTTTTACCTGATCGCCCAGATATGCAAGCTGGAGCTACAGATTATCAGGAATATGCTGGATTTGGCTATCAATATCAATGGTGGATTCCCCCTGATACCGATGGCGATTTTGTCGCATTAGGTCATCGCGGACAGTTTCTCTACATCAATCCCAAGCATCAGGTGGTTATAGTCAAAACTAGCGCCGCAGAGAAGACCTTAACTAGTGAAATAAGGTTAGAAACAATTACCCTTTTGAGGGCGATCGCAAATTCTTTCTAATCAACCACGTTAACTCACT
This window encodes:
- a CDS encoding serine hydrolase domain-containing protein; translated protein: MFIKKWQLISSLVVLLLAAAGFCWWRLYLYPKQTLFQSGKIAENFRSMESIFPSRTIAKSTNPYKLPENIRELNVSYTFGGKNYAMPDLLDRTFTTGILVVKNDEIVYEQYFRGNSVIARNTSWSMAKSFISALVGIAIAEGKINSINDPITKYVPELINSGYNNVPIRHILQMSSGVRFDEGYSNPKSDINELLPKLFLYARPMDRAIFDFPSEKASGKEFHYMSLDSHVLGLLLRRTTGRNIADYFQEKLWQPLGAESDASWLTDLYGTEVTFCGLNATLRDYAKFGLLYLHEGKLNGKQIIPQSWVKESVLPDRPDMQAGATDYQEYAGFGYQYQWWIPPDTDGDFVALGHRGQFLYINPKHQVVIVKTSAAEKTLTSEIRLETITLLRAIANSF